The Oryzias latipes chromosome 4, ASM223467v1 genome includes a window with the following:
- the LOC101167696 gene encoding uncharacterized protein LOC101167696, with protein MSEAIHLSVLVCLLTATLCSGSNVSTTTEQRIPTTASTLLTTKTSNGSTPQLQTTAHQVATEAVSSPPGTQGMGETSPSSPSSRTQTTLITTPNATVFQEHTASPASGTPNVTTNTTLHTTSQVSSPIWIKGDLGANPGLIAIICIFCIILGMTLVVLAVKCIQSPRSNFERLEDVPLGKVNEESPFAHYSK; from the exons ATGTCTGAAGCGATTCACCTCTCTGTTTTGGTGTGCCTGCTCACAGCCACACTCTGCAGCG GCTCTAATGTTTCCACTACAACTGAACAGAGAATACCTACAACTGCTTCCACTTTATTAACTACAAAGACATCCAACGGCAGCACGCCTCAGCTTCAGACAACAGCTCACCAGGTCGCCACTGAAGCCGTTTCATCTCCCCCCGGAACACAGGGAATGGGTGAAACCAGTCCCAGCAGTCCCAGCTCCCGAACACAGACTACACTGATCACAACGCCCAATGCTACTGTTTTCCAAGAACACACGGCCTCACCGGCATCTGGAACACCCAATGTAACGACAAATACAACCTTGCATACAACCAGTCAAG TTTCCTCTCCCATCTGGATAAAAGGTGACTTGGGAGCAAACCCCGGCCTCATAGCCATCATTTGCATCTTCTGTATCATCCTTGGCATGACGTTGGTGGTTCTGGCAGTAAAATGTATTCAGTCACCAAGATCCAACTTCGAGAGGCTTGAAGATGTGCCCTTG GGGAAGGTGAATGAAGAGTCTCCATTTGCGCATTACTCCAAATGA